DNA from Aggregatimonas sangjinii:
GTTCCTAAATAGGTTCGTCAATCGTTCGCGTTCCCCACTAAAATCCTCAAGGTCGATTTGATTTCCTTTCTGCACCAGGGAGCTCTCTGAATGAAGTTCGTAAATCGAGTCTAATGCGGTGGAAGCGATCCGATGCATTACCGTGTCGATCATAAATGGCTTACCCAAGGTAAGTTTGTACTTGACCTCTGCCCGTTGTTTTTTGCTCAAGGAGTCTATTTCAAAATGGGTATTATTGTTGAAATAGCCTTTGCTCCGGTAATAGGCTCCCAAGCGCTCTACCGACCTTCTCGTTAATGAGGTATCGAGTATTGCGGGTGGCTCACCAATAGATTTTAAGGTTTCGCTCAGCCCTTTTACCAAGTAGGATTCGCCTAAACGGTCAGCCTGTTTTTGAGAGAGAATATTGGCCAGACGTTTCTCGCGCTTGGGTTTTCTGTGCAGCCATGCCTGATAGGATGAATCCGGATTTTTTTTCGCCCAATTGTAAATGTTCAATCGCACGGGATATCCGAGTACTTTGGTGTTTTCCTTCTGCAAGATCAAGGTCTCGATAGCTTCGTTCTTGATCTTGACACTATCTACTACGATAAGGTTTTTATGAATGAGAAGTTCGTCATTTTCAACCCGTTTAAGGGTGTTGCAAGAGGTGATTGCGACCGCTAATAATAATAGGCTTATTTTAGCGTAGAATTTTTTCGTTCGCAAAGGTCTCCACATAGAAATCAAAAATACATTAAAAACATCGATTTATATGGTTGTCAAAAACCAAATAAAGTTTATCAAAAGCTTACAACAAAAAAAGTACCGAAATCAAAACGGCATGTTCGTTGTTGAGGGAATAAAGTCCGTTCGGGAGTTTTTGAATTCGGACTATAAAGTAGAAAAAGTGTATGTGACCAAGCCCGATATTTTTAATATGGATGCGCCTGAAATGGAGTTGGTCTCGGCTGGAGAACTTGCCCAAATGAGCGGTTTGCACAGTCCGAATTCAGTACTCGGTGTATTCCATATACCGATTCCCAAAAAACTTGATGTCAATGATTGGATTTTGGTATTGGACGATGTTCGCGATCCTGGAAATTTGGGTACTATCATACGGCTGTGCGATTGGTTCGGTATCGAGCACTTGGTCTGTTCCGAACATACGGTAGACTGCTATAACCCAAAGGTGCTACAAGCGACCATGGGTTCCATCACGCGGGTCAACCTCGGGTATACCGATCTAACGCGTTTTTTGAGTACTATCGATTTACCCATCTTTGGAACATTTATGAACGGGGCATCTGTTTACACAAAAAAAATTCCTACTGCCGGTATCTTGATCATGGGCAACGAAGCCAACGGTATTTCAGCAACGGTGGAAAAGTTGGTAAACCATAAAATCAGTATACCCCAACCTGCCTCCCGAGCGGGAATGCATGAAAACCAAAACACCGAAAGTCTGAATGTGGCCACAGCAACCGCAATTTTCCTGAACGAAATCAGAAGAGAATAAGGAAGGTAGGGGATACGAAACCGTTTCTTTTAGGTCTTTACGATTCATTGGAATGCATGCGCTATTTCCACAGGATTAGTTATCCGAATTCTTTCAATTTGCATGATTTCGGATATGAAAATCCCTCAATCCCATAGCTTTAAGGAAACTTTTAAAATTGCGAGTTATGGAAAAGTCCAAGGTTTTCAAGTTAGCTGCGTGGGATTCGGCGTACCCTATTAGTTTAATCCTAATGATTATCGCTACCCTCCTGCAATCGTGTTCAAAAACGGAAGATTTTGAGCAGCTTACCTATAGTGGCCGTGTTTTAGTATACAACGGGCCGGAAATTGGTCAATACGAAGCGTTAAACACGGTATATCTCGAGCCTTTGGCCGATGAACAAGTATTTATCTTGTCCTGTGAGCCCTGGACGGGCGCGACCGGAGGTGGTTGTACTCCTAAAGGTAGCGTTGAAGAAACGGATAGGACGAACGACAAGGGTGAATTTTCAATTTCCTTTAGGGCGAACGTCAACTTTTCGTATTACCCACAAATCGATTATCGCAGCGAATATGTTGATAGGAGCGAGGGGTATTCCGATAGACCTTACAAAGAAATTATTCTAGTACCTCGTAGCCTGATTAAATGAAAGGTGGCTTATTTCACGGTCCCAAACGAAAATGGAATTAAAGGAACCCGAAAACGATAGCAGCAACTCAAATTGGTACCGCTGGGTACATATTTTTTAGACGCTATTCGAAGGTAAAGTTTACAAATAGTCCTCTGGTACGCAGTGCATTAATATTACCCGTCCAGGGACTATTCGGGTCGTTGTCCGGAATAATCTCATCGTTGATGGTAAATACGCCTCGTATGCTCGGGCTAAACTTGAAATATTCCAGATAGAAATCGATTCCGAATCCGATCTCGTAGTTATAGTTCCATTTTTTCATCCGAAACGTACCACTACTATTGTCGTCTAGATTATCTTCGTTGCTCCCCAAGTTCAAGGAAACCGAAGGTCCGGCAAGCAAAAATGGTTTAAAATTCCCAAAGCGTTTCGTACTTACTTTTACCAATAAGGGGAAATTGATATAGGTAGATTTGACCTCGCGTCTTATATTTTGGTCAGTGGCTTCCGCTCCTGTGAATCCCGGAAAGAACAGGGTTCTGGGATTGTAGAACAGACCCGGTTCGATACGAAGGTCGATGAACTCGTTAATACGCATTTCTCCAATAAGACCTACGTTGAATCCGATGCTCTTATCGACCAAGATATCCCTGCCTGTATTGTTTTCGTAATCGAATTTGAAATCGTACTGATTAAAACCTAAAAAATAGCCGTAATTCAGGAATCGCTTGTCTTTATTCTCGATATTGAGTACGGGGTCCTCATTAAACTGGGCTTGTGCGTTCGGCATCCAAAAAAGAAGTCCCAACAGCACAAAAATAGTGTTTCGCATAAGTTTATTTTGTAGCCACATAAATAGATGCTACCCCAAACGTCTGGGGCTTATCGTCTACCTCTATAAACCCGATTTTGCGTAAAATATTGTTGAATTCCTCACCATGTGGAAAAACGGCCGCCGATTCGCTCAAATAGGTGTATGCGGAGCGGTCTTTTGAAAATAACCGGCCAACCAGGGGCAGTATATATTTGCTATGCAATCGATAGCCCTGTCTGTAGGGTGTCTTGGTGGGGACCGAAGTCTCTAGAATGACAAGTGTTCCCGATTTGGAGAGCACACGGTAAATTTCGGCCAACCCCTTTTCAAGCGTCTCGAAATTACGCACCCCAAAGGCTACGGTAACTGCATCAAAACTATTGTCTTCGTAGGCGAGGTTTTCGCTATCGCCCACGACCATTTCGATAGTAGCGTTCAGCTTTTTTTCGGAAACTTTTTGTTTGCCCACTTCCAGCATTCCAGGGGAGATATCGAGGCCAACGATGCGTTTTGCCCCCGTTCTTGTCAAATTTATGGCCAAATCGCCCGTACCCGTAGCGATATCAAGAATGCTTTTAGGCTGTTTCTTTTTGAGGATGTTGACCACCCTATTACGCCATTTGATGTCGATTCCAAATGAGATTACGCGGTTTAGGCCGTCGTAATTCCTGCTGATGTTGTCGAACATCTTGGTTACCTGTTCTTTTTTTCCACCCTCTGAGGCACCATAGGGGGTAACTTTCTCGGCCATGTGAACAATTTTGGACAAAGATACGACTTCAGTGCCTGACCTTGTCGCAAGTATCTGCTTTGGATGGAAAATTTTTGGCTTTGGGGTACAAAACCTTGTCTTCCAAATACAACGGCTGGCATAATAGATTGAAAACCATAGCTGAAAAAACAAATCGCGATATGTTCCTTATAAAAGCCTTCCACTTAATACAATAATGGAGCCGTTATTATGTTTAATTCTATTGGAAATTCTTTAGATGTGCCTATTAAAATTTGTAATTTTGCAACGCATTTAAATGTAAATCCTTTCAAAACGGAAACTGCGATAAAGCCACACCGATGATGGCATTCCTTTCTTACGGGCCACTAAACTGTAGCCTTATGCATTCAATTTTAACTGAATAGATGAAGATACTAATTGCCGGGGCGGGCGAAGTAGGTTTCCATTTGGCGAAACTACTCTCTTATGAATCCCAGGATATTACATTAATAGACAATGACAAGGTGAGTTTGGCCTATGCCGACAGCCATCTAGACATTCGGGTGCTGCGCGGCGATGCCACTTCGATAGAGGTATTGCGTGATGCGCGGGTAGAATCTTCCGATTTGGTCATTGGGGTAACTTCCTCCGAAACTACCAATATAACGCTATGTTTGCTTGCCAAGCAATTGGGATGTAAACGTACCATAGCGCGAATCTCGAACACCGAGTTTATCGATAACAAAGAAATCTTGAAGTTCGACGAGCTGGGTATCGACGAACTAATTTCTCCCGAAGAGCTGGCCGCTATGGAAATACAGATGTTGTTGAACAAAAGTGCGTTCAACGATACTTATGAGTTTGAAGACGGCAAGTTGATTATGGTGGGGGTGTTACTGCCCTCCTCTGCACCTTTTGTCGGGAAAATGGTGAAAGAGGCCGCGAATATTTTTCCGGAGCTCCATTTTATGCCCATCGCTTTGCAGCGAATGGGTACACAGTTTACGGTTATTCCTCGTGGGGATACGGTCTTCAAGGAAGGCGATCAGGTGTATTTCATTACGGTAAAAGAAGGGGTTGACGAACTGTATAAGCTTACCGGAAAGAAGAAAGAAGAAATCAAGAATGTTATGATTCTCGGTGGAAGCAAAGTCGGTTTCAAGGCTGCGCGGGATTTATGTGCAAAAAAATTCAACGTCAAGCTTATCGAGAAGAATAAAGAAAAAGCTTTTGATTTGGCCGATGATCTTCCGAACGCCTTGGTCATCAATGCCGACGGTCGCAATGTTGAATTGCTGGAGGAGGAAAGCCTTGAATCTATGGATGCCTTTATTGCGGTGACCGGAAACTCGGAAACCAACATCATGTCATGCCTCGTGGCGAAGTCGAAACGCATTAAAAAGACCATTGCCTTGGTCGAGAATATGGACTATTTTCAATTGTCCCATTCCATAGGTATCGACACGCTGATCAATAAGAAATTATTGGCCGCGAACAATATTTTCAGGCACATCCGAAAGGGGGAAGTGGTGGCGTTAATGCGCATCAATAACCTCAATGCCGAAATACTTGAATTTGTAGTTAAATCCAACTCTAAGGTCACCGGTAAGGTGATCCGCGAAATGAATTTTCCCAAATCGGCTACTATCGGTGGCGTGGTGCGTAACGACGAAGGAATTATCGCCTTGGGTGGATTCCAAATTCAGGAAGGAGATAGGGTAGTGGTCTGCTGCCTCCCAGAAGTTATTCCTGTAATCGAACGATTATTCCTATAGATGCGTCTTAACTCCAGAATCATATTTCACATACTTGGGCTGCTCTTACTTTGTAATGGTGGCTTTATGTTGTTCGCCCTTTTAACGAGTGCCATTTATGGTGATGGTGCCACGCTAGGTATTGGGGTGGCCGCGCTGACCGCTATTTTTTTAGGCAGTAGTGCCATGTTTATTACCCGAAATCACAAAAAGGAGGTCAAACGGAAAGAAGGCTATATTATCGTGACTTTTGGCTGGCTTTGTCTCTCGATTTCGGGCATGCTGCCCTATGTATTTACAGATGCCATTCCAGATGTGACGAATGCCTTCTTCGAGACGATTTCCGGTTACACCACGACAGGGGCTTCGATTTTGGACGATATCGAGTCGCTGCCCGAAGGTATTCTCTTATGGCGTAGCCTCACGCATTGGATCGGAGGTATGGGTATTATCGTCCTGGCCATCGCCATATTGCCACTGCTGGGCATCGGGGGAATGCAGCTTTTCGCTGCCGAAGCTCCTGGCCCCAATGCCGATAAATTGCACCCTAGGATTACCGATACGGCCAAAAGACTTTGGTTGATTTATGTGGGTTATACGGTTGCCGAAACCGTCTTGCTGAAAGTAGCGGGGATGACATTTTTCGATGCGATCAACCATTCTTTGGCAACCTTGTCTACAGGTGGTTTTTCAACGAAGAATGCCAGTCTTGCCTACTGGAACGACCAACCACTAATTCAATATATCGTGATATTGTTCATGTTCTTAGCCGGTACCAATTTCGTGCTCAGCTATTTTGCATTCAAGGGGAAGGTGCAAAAGGTATTGATGGACGAAGAATTTAGGTTCTATGCGCTCTTTGTTGTGGCATTTAGCATAATGGTCGCTTTGGTAGTGTATTTCAAGGCGGATGTACCCGTTACGGAATATCACCCGATGCCGTATGGTGCCATGGAAAGTTCGATTCGGCACGGACTATTTCAAATCATTGCGGTGATTACCACCACTGGCTTCGTAACGGCCGATTTTACCGCGTGGACACCTTTTCTTACGATTTTCTTTTTCGGACTCATGTTCTTGGGCGGCTCGGCCGGTTCTACTTCTGGAGGCATAAAGGTTATGCGCCACCTGATTATCTTTAAGAACGCCATATTGGAATTTAAGAGAACCCTGCATACCAATGCTGTTATTCCGCTTCGATACAGCAATAAGACGGTGAAGGAAGATATCGTATATAATATCATCGGCTTTTTCGTGCTCTACATGCTGCTGTTTATAATCGGGGCTCTGGTGCTTGGAGCTTTAGGACTCGATTTTATGACCGCTGTGGGCGGTGCGGCATCGTCTTTGGGTAATGTAGGCCCAGCCTTTGGTAGCCTAAACCCGCTCAGTAACTTTAACGGACTGCCCGATTTTGGCAAATGGTGGTGTTGCTTCTTGATGCTTGCCGGGCGTTTGGAGCTGTTCACGGTACTGATTCTTTTAACGCCCTATTTTTGGAGACGAACCTAATAACGGTAAATTTTTGAGGGTGTGGTAATTTAGAGCCATTCCGATACATTCCTTTAATTCCATCTGTGGGACGTTGTCATTCAGACGAAATAGTATTGCTCGGTTCTTTTCATAAGAGAACGTATCGCCGAAGACTTCTTTAAAAGTAGACACCAACTTACTGGTACATTTGAAATACATGGCGTATTGCTCCGGGGTTTTGGTTTTCCAATCGATACGGATCGTGCTTCCCTTTTTGACCAAGCAACTGGGTTCGCCCCATTTTAGGGTTTCTTCTAGTTCGGAAATGTTTTCATCGGTTGTGGCCACTTCTACAATGAGGTTGCGCAAGGCCGTCAATTTGGTATGGATTACCGTTGGATAGGTCTCGAACTTCGATTTAACCTTAGGGTCGGTAAGTACTTTTAAATGCTTCATCGTAGTGATTTGGTGTCAAAAAGAACGGGAGTGTCCGTTCAAGCTATGCATGCAACCGGGATTTTATTCTTAATATGGGAAATATTTATTTCTCTTATTCAGAGTTGGGTTCTATTAAAAATAGCCAAAATGGCCATTTTAAAGCTAATAATCATCGTTCGCTAGGTTTGTAAAATAATGGATGGATTACATCCTTATATCCATATTTCTACCGTGCGAAAAGACTAAAAAATTCAGTGGCATCCTTGATGTCTTCCAGACCTAAAATCCAACAAACTTCGGATAAGTCGGAGAAGTCCAGCCCGCCGGCAGCGATAGCTTTGTTGTTGTAGCGTTCATCCTTACCGTTGTAGGTCTTCGATAGCGCTATCGCAAGCTCCCAAATAGCGTTCAATTGCGGATCTGTTACTGTAACGTTCCAAGGTATCGATTCCGCAGTGCGAAAACCGGGTGTGCCATTTTCGATTGCGTTTCCGTCCGATATTTTATTGTATTCGGTGTTCTCTTTTACGAATTGAAGGCTTTCTTCGGAAGTTGATTTTTCATTCCAATCGCTATGCTGCACCACGTGAATGCGTTGTGCAATGTTCAGTTCAGGTAGATCGGCTTGAATGGCTTTTATGAGTGCCGCGGTAAAATCCGATTGACCCGCCTCCGCGATCCAAATATTACCTTCTTCGGCAAGCGTTGCCTTTACCTTTGCCTTTACCTGGTTTACAGCGGCTTCTACATTTTCATGGGCATCGGTCCAATTGTCCCCGAATGCCAGTTGAAACAAATCGTTCGGGGGAACATAGAGTCCCTTCTGAACCCCATAGGTTCCGGCAACGGCATGATACTGTAGTTCCGAATACCTAGGGTCGGCAAGCAATGTAGCCAGGGCAGCGACGGTGTGAAGGTCGTCTACATCCGTTTTGCAATCAAATTGGGCTAGCAAAAGGTCTTTTTCGATATTGAATCGACCCTCGTCTAAAAACGTATGGGCTGCGTTCATTTGAAAAGAAAAGAAACTGGCAAGTGTGAAAAAAAGGAAAAAAGATTTTGGTTTCATAATGTATAGGATTGATTAGGATTGTAATGGTACCAAGGGTATATTTTTTGTGACGCTGGGCAGTATGGCTTTCATTTTAATTTATTGGTCCGACCTTTGTGAGCGCATTACTCACAAAAGCTGTTCGGATAAGTTTCGATAAGCATTTCAGTAACCAAGGTTTTAGGTCTATGAAAATATAACAATGTTCCGATTTATCGTTCGAATAGCCTTATAAATATATAACAAAACTAAATTGATTGGAATCTCATTGAAATGAATGAAAACAGCCGGGATTTTCAAGCTATGACCGGTACTTAAATACGGGAGGCGGTCAAACGGAACATCGCACGGGTCGAAGGCTCGCAGGGTAAGTACGCGAAGGGCATGCGCCCGCTATTTTTCATTTACATACTTCATGAGATAGTGCTATTAAAAGGGTTCATTTTCGGTCTTATACCTTATTTAAGGGCCGAAAGGGCCTTTCTAAATGAAGGATATCCGCCTCCGATATACTAATATCCCACTTGGAAATCGATGTGCAGAAGGGCTATTTTGGGATTGGGATATCAATTTTTAGGTCTGGTGTAACGGTTACCGATGTTGGCAACAGTTTTTTTCCGTTCTGCTACCTTTCTACTGTAAAATATTTATTTTTATAATTTTTCAATACTGTTTATCGTAACTCCAATAAAGCAATCATCCGCACAACCGTTTTCCACATAACCACAAGTCGAAATCATTCCATTGTTTTTCGTTTCGAAGTATATTTTAGCATTCTCCCTCTTCTTTAACCATTCTCTTTGGGCTTTATCATATATTTCGTCTAATGTCAGAGCATCAGCACCCACAAATTCGTGAGTTCCTATTTCCGCTTCATTTTCAGTCCATTCCAATTCTTCTTCCGTAACGTTTTCGGCTAAACCTTCGGTAACGGTATACTTGAAATGTCTACCAATCAGTTTTCCATTCGATACGGTTAAAGTCGTTTCCCACGAAAAGCCAACCCAAGACCCTCCGACAACTATATATTTGTAGGAATTATTGGTCGATTCTTTAAAATCCAACCAAGCTTTACGACTATCCTCGAAGTCGTTTTGATATTCTGAATCATCTTTTTCACAAGATGATGATAAGCCTGCAATTAGCAATAAAGCTATAAAATAGAATTTGCCTTTCATTTTCTTATGTATATCAGTTAATTGTATCATAGATGGATTTTTTCTATTTGGTTGCGTCCAAATTGTTGCCAACGCCGCGCTATCCTCCAAAGGCGGACTACACATAGCGCTGCGTTGTGGTGCGTTTTTTTTATACCGATAACGGTTTTACGCTGATCTGTCCTCCCACTGCTTTCAGCACTTTCATTATTGTCCCGAACTGTGGTTTGGCACCGTCCGACAATGCCTTGTAAAGGCTCGGTCGGCTCATTCCGGTCTCCTCGGCTATTTTGGTCATTCCGATCGCCTTAGCGATATGGCCGATGGCGACCACAAGGTCCGAGCTGTCGCCTTCTTCAAGTGTCGTGTTCAGGTATTCCGCTATCATTTCATTGCTGTCCAAATAGTCCGCTATGTCGAATTTTGTCGTTGTCATATCATTCGTCTTTGATTCCGTTCCAGATTTTCTTCGCTTTTTTGATGTCCTCTTTTTGGGTCGATTTGGTTCCTCCGATCAGAAGTATCACGATTTGGCTTTCCGTCTCCTTGAAATAGACCCTGTAGCCTTTCGCATAATTGATCCGCATTTCGTGGATTCCGTTACCGACAGATTTACAGTCGCCAAGGTGTCCGCTGTCCTCGAGTTTCTGTAATCGGAAAAGTATCTTGGCCTTCGCCCTTAGGTCCCTGATTTTTTAGAACCATCTGTCGAATTCGGTGGTCTTTTTTATAATGGCCATCTAAAGTGTATCCGTTCAGATACAAATTTAATTGATTTCAAGGAATTCCAAAAGAAAAGTTTCAATTAATCTGGTGGTCGATTTAAATGCACCACAACGCAGCGCTATCCTCCAAAGGCATACAAGTTGTGTAGCCTGTCTGCCGGCAGACAGGCCTGTCTGCCAGCAGGTATACCTACCAAACGGTAGGCAGGTCCGCGCAATATTATGGAAATATAGTGAAATCTTTTTTTGGATTTCGACGCCTGCCCGCCTCTGGAGGGGTATTGGGAATAAGATTGTGTGGTCCTTCCGAGCGCAGCGAACACATGAATACCTCATTGAAAATAAACAGGGCATGAACTAAATTACATACCCGCCTGCCAGCAATGTAGCCTTCCCTAAAAAGAAGAAGGCTACATTAAATATTGAGTAAATGACAAATTAAGATAAACAGACTTACTGCTAAAAATAAAATATTTAGAGTGATATTTTTTTTATCAGACTTCTTAATCATATTGCTGATTATTAGAATTATAAAGAAAAGCGAATATGCAAAAGAAATTTTTGGTGAGTATTTATAATAAAAATTATAACAATCATTGGTAAATAAACAAATTAACATTGCTACTATATAGATAGCGAAAGATATTTTTATGATGACTATTGTTTTTTTCATAAACCATAAATTAAAACTGTAATTTGAGTAAACTGGTTGGACTTTTCTGTCTGGTTTTTTTAAATGTGTGGCACCGCAGCGCTATCCTCCAAAGGCGGACAAGTTGTGTAGCCTGCCTGTATCCTATGGTTAAAACAAATATTCTTCATAAATTTTTTCTATCATGAGATGAATTTCATGGTATCGACATACGGTGTGCCGCGCCTTACCACTGCGAACGCCCTGGCCAGTACCTTGTTCCTTATGATGTTCATTGTGGACATTTTGTCCTTTCCCTCACCGATCCTTTTTTCATAGTATCTTTTCATTTCGTGGCTGTACTGTACGGCGGTACATGCGCACATGTTCAACAGCACCTTTCCTTCCTTGTTGGCCATCCTGTTGACCTTCGTCCTTCCCTTGAGACTGGTCCCGGAGGTATTGGGGAAGGGTGCGATCCCGACGTAGGAGGCGAACTTCCTCCAGCTTGCGAACCACTTGAACCCATTGGTGTACACGATAAGGAACCTTGCCGTGACCTTTCCGATGCCCTTGACGGTGAGCAATAGGGTGAACATCCCATTGAGCTTCGGGTCCCGTGCGATAAGCCCGTCGATATCGCTCTCCAACGCCGCAATCTCTTTGTCCAGGCAGTCGATGATGGCCTTTTGACAGCTGTACAGGCGTTGGTGCGGGTCTCCGCCCAATACCCTTCGCTGCTCACCCAGGTTCGCGATATGGCCCGCCCGTTGGGCGACCAGTTTCCTGCGCAGGGACATGAGCCTTTTCATGTCCGCCAGTTTCGCATCCGGTCTTTGGCGCGGTACGAATTCCTCCCTAGTGCGCCATCCGTAAAGGGCTATCCGCTTTGCGTCCGCCCTGTCGTCCTTTCCCCTGGCAATGCCAAGGGAGCGTTTGATCTCCAGGCCGGGAACGATACGGTAGGGCAGCCTCGCCGTATCGAGGAACTCTTCGAGCGTGTCGCTATAGAGCCCCGTGTGCTCGAATACGAAAAGAAGGCCGTCCATGGCCGGGCCAAGGTTCTCATTTGCCCATACGCACATTTCCTTGATGCCATCCACGGTATTGGTGAACCTTTCCGCAACGCCTTTTAAGTGGATGTGGGCGTCCAATGTTAATTTACTCACGTCGATACCGATAATTTCCTTGATTTCCATAATTTTACCATGTTTGAAAATGGTCGCTTAAACTAAGACCTTTAAAAGTCGAGGCTGAAATCCTATATGGTTCTGGGCGACCGGTTAGAAGAACGGGGACTGATACAGGCAATAGGTCGTCAACCTTGGCCGACAGAAAGTTCACCCCGTTCTTTTTTTATGTTTCAATAAAGTTATGAACATTTATAGGAGTTATGAGTCTCCCCCGGACCCCCTCTTTTCAACACGATCATCATAATAGATTTTATCTATAAGGCAAATCTAAAGGCCGGTAGGCAGGCCTGTCTGCCAGCAGGTATACCTACCAAACGGTAGGCAGGTCCGCGCAATATTATGGAAATATAGTGAAATCCTTTTCGGATTTCGACGCGTGACCGTCTCAGGACAGGATCACATTTTATAGCAAGTGACCGGGTCTATTATAGCTTATGATCATACAGATGCTGGTGAACCCGATAACGGAGTATCACATATAGGAGTGGGGGCAAGTTATATGAAAAGAAAAAAAGGTGGTTTAAGGCAAAAAGAAAATATTGACTAACTTTAAAGAACTGGACTAAGGCCTTTCATAGGAGGTTGTGTTGGGTGTAGTTTTTATTCCAGGATTTTATTTTCCAAGTCCATCCGTTCGTGCAATATTCTGGTTACTTCAATCTCATTTTTAGCGGTTTGCCTATAAAATATGATATGTCTGTTAGTTCTTAATCCGAACAAATTTTCCGTAATCCCGTTATAGTTTTTGCCCAAATTCGGATTTTTTGCGATTCTTTTACAATTCGCTAATAACATATCATAATAAGTGTCCGCTTGTTTTTCCGACCACTCTTCAAAAGTATAATTCCATATATGAGCTAAATCTTCAACTGCCTTTTTAGTCAAATTGTATTTAGCCATTCGAACGCTTATTAGCTTTTAGAGATTCCAAATGCTTTTTTGGGTCGAAATCATGGGCAATTCCGCTTTCTATTCCTTCTTGAATAGCGCTGCGTAGTGCTCTGACCTTGTTTTCCTCTTCCTCTAAAAGCCTTAGTCCAGCACGAACTACTTCGCTGACGTTCTTAAACCTTCCTTCCGAAATTCGATTATGGATAAATTGGTCGAAATAATTCCCGAGTGATATTGAAGTGTTTTTACTCATTTTAGTATGATTTTACTCAAATATACCAAAAATTGGTAAAAATGGCAAATTTTGCAAATTACACCGAAGGCAGCGCTATCCTCCAAAGGCGAACAAGTTGTGTAGCCTGTCTGCCGGCAGGCAGTTAGAGTTTGATATGTCTTGCCTCCGATGAGCACAGCGAGAGGAAGGCACACGGTCCGTCGTGGCGTTGTGGGCAGGAATACCTAACGCCTACGCCCTTATGTGATCTGTCCCCGACCCTTCGGGGCTGCGATGATGTAGCATTTCCCTCTTGCATCCGACGAACCTTTTTTGGTGAGAGGAATGCACTCGGGAATCGAGGTACGAGATGTAGCCTATAGGGTCGCCACAGGCGAATGCTACATCATCGGATCGGCTAAGCGTAGTGCGGGGGCAAGGAAACTTTTCGTTTCCGTCTGCGCACGAAGCTAAAGCTTTTGGTTTAGTTTTATTTTTTCTTGTCCAAAGCTAAATCGATAAGATTTAGCGACAT
Protein-coding regions in this window:
- a CDS encoding type II toxin-antitoxin system RelE/ParE family toxin; this encodes MAKYNLTKKAVEDLAHIWNYTFEEWSEKQADTYYDMLLANCKRIAKNPNLGKNYNGITENLFGLRTNRHIIFYRQTAKNEIEVTRILHERMDLENKILE
- a CDS encoding type II toxin-antitoxin system ParD family antitoxin yields the protein MSKNTSISLGNYFDQFIHNRISEGRFKNVSEVVRAGLRLLEEEENKVRALRSAIQEGIESGIAHDFDPKKHLESLKANKRSNG
- a CDS encoding IS110 family transposase, with translation MEIKEIIGIDVSKLTLDAHIHLKGVAERFTNTVDGIKEMCVWANENLGPAMDGLLFVFEHTGLYSDTLEEFLDTARLPYRIVPGLEIKRSLGIARGKDDRADAKRIALYGWRTREEFVPRQRPDAKLADMKRLMSLRRKLVAQRAGHIANLGEQRRVLGGDPHQRLYSCQKAIIDCLDKEIAALESDIDGLIARDPKLNGMFTLLLTVKGIGKVTARFLIVYTNGFKWFASWRKFASYVGIAPFPNTSGTSLKGRTKVNRMANKEGKVLLNMCACTAVQYSHEMKRYYEKRIGEGKDKMSTMNIIRNKVLARAFAVVRRGTPYVDTMKFIS
- a CDS encoding type II toxin-antitoxin system RelE/ParE family toxin, giving the protein MRDLRAKAKILFRLQKLEDSGHLGDCKSVGNGIHEMRINYAKGYRVYFKETESQIVILLIGGTKSTQKEDIKKAKKIWNGIKDE